One part of the Sphingobacterium sp. LZ7M1 genome encodes these proteins:
- a CDS encoding TolC family protein has product MKRNYLYVIIFVCCLVSTAKGQSSSLSLADCIQQAIQNNPTLKRNELVIDRADLQYKQAKYDRLPSLNANIGHDISQGRSIDPTTNQYIDQNNSSGRQSLSLNVPIFNGFYIIHNIRMRSNALDAGKLEYEGFVNELKLDVIEAYVKVLTAQDMLIQTEGQLAVTKEQLNRNEILNREGATNPGDLFDIKGQYSSDLNTVELTKQTLNNARVELAGLMNVDVNTLGTLEEIDIPTEIQAKSSEELFQQSLNILPQYKALDWRIKEMEEGIKVAKSNYWPSLSLSGGMSSNYSKEGGAIFNQIKNNLSKGVGLTLSIPIFNQFKNRTQVRLAQVSLDDANFSRDIMRNDLRMKTAQAVFDLNITQKNVLNLRDQEVSYAESFRIATVHFEAGNSNSVIYLTAKNKLDATRSQLIIRQYEWLMQKYVNDYYAGSLNL; this is encoded by the coding sequence ATGAAAAGAAATTATCTATATGTAATCATATTTGTTTGTTGTTTAGTTAGCACAGCAAAAGGACAGAGTAGCTCTCTGTCCTTGGCCGATTGCATTCAGCAAGCGATACAGAATAATCCTACCCTTAAAAGAAATGAATTGGTTATCGATCGTGCAGATCTGCAGTACAAACAGGCCAAGTATGACCGTTTGCCATCATTGAATGCCAATATCGGTCATGACATTTCTCAAGGTAGGTCCATCGATCCGACTACCAATCAATATATAGATCAGAACAATAGCTCAGGGCGACAGTCCCTGAGCTTAAATGTTCCCATCTTCAATGGTTTCTATATTATCCATAATATCCGAATGCGATCCAATGCACTTGATGCGGGCAAACTGGAATATGAAGGCTTTGTCAATGAACTGAAATTGGACGTTATTGAAGCTTATGTCAAAGTGTTGACTGCACAAGACATGTTGATCCAGACTGAAGGACAATTGGCAGTGACCAAAGAACAATTAAATAGGAATGAAATCTTGAATAGGGAAGGTGCTACCAATCCTGGTGACCTATTTGATATCAAAGGCCAATATAGCAGTGACCTGAATACAGTTGAATTAACTAAACAAACCTTGAACAATGCCCGGGTGGAACTGGCTGGTTTGATGAATGTAGATGTCAATACACTAGGAACTTTAGAGGAAATCGATATTCCAACGGAAATTCAGGCCAAAAGTTCAGAGGAATTGTTTCAGCAATCCTTAAATATCCTGCCTCAGTATAAGGCCTTGGATTGGAGAATCAAAGAAATGGAAGAAGGCATCAAGGTGGCAAAATCTAATTATTGGCCGAGTCTTTCTTTAAGCGGTGGAATGAGCTCCAATTACAGTAAAGAAGGTGGAGCAATCTTTAACCAGATCAAGAATAACCTGAGTAAAGGTGTGGGATTGACCTTGTCCATTCCAATCTTTAACCAGTTCAAGAATAGAACCCAGGTCCGTTTGGCCCAGGTGTCTTTGGATGATGCGAATTTTAGTAGGGATATCATGCGTAATGATCTACGCATGAAGACCGCCCAAGCGGTTTTCGATTTGAACATTACACAAAAGAATGTGCTGAATCTGCGTGACCAAGAAGTTAGCTATGCGGAGTCCTTTCGGATTGCCACGGTTCATTTTGAGGCAGGCAATAGCAACTCGGTTATTTATTTAACAGCGAAGAATAAATTAGATGCTACGCGCAGTCAATTGATCATCAGGCAATATGAATGGTTGATGCAAAAATATGTGAATGATTATTATGCAGGTTCTTTGAATTTATAA
- a CDS encoding ABC transporter permease, which translates to MLKNYIKIAWRNLLRNKGFTAINIIGLAIGMAGALMILLWLQNMLTMDRYHEKSDRLYIMSNRDENQGSKYAWVYTPKILGPSMKEEFPDIESYSRYSDQNYFLTSYEDKKLKTNLSFVDPGFFNMFSFPIIAGEKSNLLNDLKSIVLTAKKAKDLFGNEDPIGKIIKIDSVDQVRVQAVIADIPSNSSFDFEGLISWEYPKSINYYDENWSNNSIFTYILLKNGISLSDFNNKIKSFTRDHINGDNNTSVNRSTVDIFAFPYKDQFLYNNGKGGEFKTGRIDLVNLFAWIGGFILLVACINFMNLSTAKSERRAKEVGVRKVIGADKKSLILQFLTESILISLLAAVLSIIIIIIALPYFNELVSKNISISFLTASTWLFLLGFALFTGLLAGAYPAFFLSAFKPISTLKGKFKATTKGVSMRSVLVIVQFTLAIILIIATVVVYQQINHSKERDRGYQENGLVYTEIEGNIEKNFKSIKNDLLSSNAVVSVSKNLSPVTDRYSSGWGFYSDASLDEDKRINFNRFSSDADGIKTLGFTLINGRDIDAYKFPTDSNAVLINEAAAQVLKLKNPVGSIINGDGRRLTVVGVIKDFVMASPFGKTEPTVILGPSSYFSVVHYRLNPAHSTSDNIKTIEGIFKKYNPEYPFSYHFIDKVFENKFKEAQAIGTIAMLFAGLTIFISCLGLLALIAYMAETRMKEIAVRKVLGASVPQITSLLSMDFIKLVLISILIASPIAWWAMNNWLQDFEYRIHMEWYYFVIAGAAAIFISLATISFQSIKAALANPVDSLRDE; encoded by the coding sequence ATGCTTAAGAACTATATCAAAATAGCGTGGAGGAATCTTTTAAGGAATAAGGGATTTACGGCAATAAATATCATCGGATTGGCGATTGGGATGGCTGGTGCATTAATGATTTTGCTTTGGTTGCAGAATATGCTGACCATGGATCGGTATCATGAGAAAAGTGACCGTTTGTATATCATGAGTAATAGGGATGAGAATCAAGGATCAAAATATGCTTGGGTTTACACCCCAAAGATCCTTGGTCCTTCCATGAAAGAAGAATTTCCGGATATTGAATCGTATTCTAGATATAGCGATCAGAATTATTTTTTGACCAGCTATGAAGATAAAAAATTAAAAACCAATTTATCATTTGTCGACCCTGGGTTCTTTAATATGTTCAGTTTTCCTATTATAGCTGGAGAAAAGAGCAATTTACTGAATGACCTAAAATCCATCGTCTTAACAGCCAAGAAAGCCAAAGACCTGTTTGGTAATGAAGATCCAATTGGCAAGATCATAAAAATTGATTCTGTGGACCAAGTCAGAGTACAAGCGGTTATCGCGGATATTCCCTCGAATTCAAGTTTTGATTTTGAAGGCTTAATTTCTTGGGAATATCCCAAAAGCATCAATTATTATGATGAGAATTGGTCTAACAATTCTATTTTCACTTATATCTTGTTGAAAAATGGAATATCACTTTCTGATTTCAACAATAAGATAAAGAGTTTTACAAGGGACCATATCAATGGTGACAACAATACATCAGTTAATAGAAGTACCGTAGATATTTTCGCATTTCCCTATAAGGATCAGTTTTTATATAATAATGGGAAAGGTGGCGAATTCAAAACAGGGAGGATTGACCTAGTTAATCTGTTTGCGTGGATAGGTGGTTTTATCCTATTAGTTGCATGTATTAATTTTATGAACTTAAGTACGGCAAAATCAGAAAGAAGGGCCAAGGAAGTTGGCGTAAGAAAAGTTATTGGAGCAGACAAAAAAAGTTTAATACTTCAGTTTTTGACAGAAAGTATCCTCATCAGTCTTCTCGCAGCTGTACTTTCGATTATCATCATAATAATTGCTCTTCCTTACTTTAATGAGTTAGTTTCTAAGAATATCTCAATTTCATTTTTAACAGCCTCAACCTGGTTGTTTTTATTAGGTTTTGCTTTATTTACAGGCTTATTAGCTGGTGCCTATCCTGCATTTTTTCTTTCAGCGTTTAAACCAATCAGTACGTTGAAAGGGAAGTTTAAGGCAACCACTAAAGGTGTAAGTATGCGCTCGGTTTTAGTTATCGTTCAATTTACCCTAGCCATCATCTTGATTATTGCAACCGTAGTTGTTTATCAACAGATCAACCATAGCAAAGAAAGAGATCGTGGATACCAAGAAAATGGTTTGGTTTATACTGAAATTGAAGGAAATATTGAGAAGAACTTCAAAAGCATAAAAAATGACCTTCTCAGTAGCAATGCAGTGGTTTCAGTTTCCAAAAACCTATCTCCAGTTACTGATCGTTATAGTTCCGGCTGGGGATTTTACTCTGATGCATCCCTAGATGAAGATAAAAGAATAAATTTTAACCGTTTCAGTTCTGATGCTGATGGTATAAAAACCTTAGGCTTTACCTTGATCAATGGGCGAGATATTGACGCATACAAATTTCCTACAGATAGCAACGCTGTACTTATTAATGAGGCTGCCGCTCAGGTATTGAAGTTAAAGAACCCGGTAGGAAGCATTATCAATGGTGATGGCAGGAGGCTGACAGTTGTCGGGGTAATCAAAGATTTCGTGATGGCATCTCCATTTGGCAAAACTGAACCAACAGTAATTTTAGGTCCATCATCTTATTTTAGTGTTGTTCATTATCGGCTTAATCCAGCACATTCAACTAGTGACAATATAAAAACCATAGAAGGCATATTTAAGAAATACAATCCTGAGTATCCATTCTCTTATCACTTTATTGATAAGGTATTTGAAAACAAGTTCAAGGAAGCTCAGGCTATTGGTACAATTGCCATGCTCTTTGCTGGCTTGACCATCTTTATTTCCTGTTTGGGGCTTCTTGCCTTGATTGCCTATATGGCGGAAACTAGAATGAAGGAAATTGCTGTAAGAAAGGTTTTGGGTGCTTCGGTTCCTCAGATTACTTCTCTCCTATCCATGGACTTTATCAAATTGGTTTTGATTTCCATCTTAATTGCTTCACCAATTGCTTGGTGGGCAATGAACAACTGGCTGCAAGATTTTGAATACCGCATCCATATGGAATGGTACTATTTTGTGATCGCAGGAGCAGCAGCAATCTTTATTTCTCTGGCAACTATTAGTTTCCAATCTATAAAAGCTGCACTTGCAAATCCGGTGGATAGCTTGAGGGATGAGTGA
- a CDS encoding ABC transporter ATP-binding protein: MIKITNLQKFYRTEEVETVALNNVNIHVKEGEFVAVMGPSGCGKSTLLNIIGLLDDLDEGSYLFNNIEVAHFKENKRSDLRKHNIGFVFQSFNLIDELTVFENVELPLVYTNVPPAERKKRVEEVLEKVQIMHRRNHFPQQLSGGQQQRVAVARAVVNNPKLILADEPTGNLDSSNGNEVMQLLTELNESGTTIVMVTHSEHDAKFSDRVIRMLDGQVILETTTAL, translated from the coding sequence ATGATAAAAATAACCAATCTTCAAAAATTCTACCGTACCGAGGAGGTAGAGACCGTTGCCTTGAACAATGTGAATATCCATGTTAAGGAAGGTGAATTTGTTGCAGTAATGGGACCTTCGGGATGTGGAAAGTCTACCCTTTTGAACATAATCGGTCTTTTGGATGATTTGGATGAAGGCAGTTATCTTTTCAATAATATTGAGGTTGCTCATTTCAAGGAAAACAAACGCTCGGATTTGCGTAAGCACAATATTGGATTTGTCTTCCAAAGTTTCAACCTGATCGATGAGTTGACTGTATTTGAAAACGTGGAACTTCCATTGGTCTACACCAATGTCCCTCCTGCAGAACGTAAGAAACGCGTGGAAGAGGTACTGGAGAAAGTACAGATTATGCACCGTCGTAATCACTTTCCACAACAGCTTTCCGGTGGTCAGCAACAGCGTGTGGCCGTTGCCCGCGCGGTAGTGAATAATCCCAAACTGATCCTTGCCGATGAGCCCACTGGTAACTTAGACTCCAGCAATGGTAATGAAGTCATGCAGTTGTTGACCGAACTCAACGAAAGCGGAACAACAATCGTTATGGTTACCCACTCAGAGCATGATGCAAAATTTTCAGACCGAGTGATCCGGATGCTGGATGGTCAAGTTATCTTGGAAACTACAACGGCATTGTAG
- a CDS encoding ABC transporter permease, whose product MIKNFIKSAFRNLWKTKGYSFLNIFGLALGITVTALIFLWVQDELSYNDYFSNKKDIYVAKSKQTYDGNINVFGATPGPFAKALKKDIPGILNSGRIDWGTTKLFTVGDKHIYQSGNYVDPEILSILNPEFLAGNAKTALDNPSSIVLSESTAKRFFNDDNPVGKTIKFDNNQVYTVSAVTKDFPKNTNYRYDWLLNFKIMEANKELGYDFWGNNSIQTIVQLEPNADINAVNAKVKNYIAEINNDKEANSENFLYPMERWRMYDRFEQGIEKDGRIKNVRLFTSIAWLVLLIACINFMNLSTARSEKRAKEVSMRKIVGAKKGSLIMQFLGESIVFAFVAGILAIGMVKLGLPTFNTMVNKELAIDFGNWQQIGFISAIILVVGIISGSYPAFFLSSFDPLTTLKGGKRKAGSSNLIRKGLVITQFTAAIILMICTSVIYLQIQFAKNRDLGFDRSQVIMTNILGDMSKHIPVIKQELKATGNVEVVGLSRGSVLQVGSNTSSFEWDGKDPKSSILIGFSFVDEDFVDALSMKIMDGRTFRPNLLGDSSSVLINESMAKLIQPDGMVAGKLIKFQGEALTVAGVVKNYVYNSIYDEAEPLVLAPLALGQAYGVEAGILNIKTKPGVDFPKVLKEIEGIVKKYNPEFPFNYSFLDDDFNNYFSSEMMLQKLASLFSILAIIISCLGLLGLAAFSAEQRAREVSIRKVLGASVGRLVRMLNTEFIILVGISCLIAYPIAWWFMQDWLKGYNYHMDMPWMIFLMVAGLALVIALFTISTQALRAATSNPTKTLRNE is encoded by the coding sequence ATGATCAAAAATTTTATTAAATCTGCCTTTAGAAACCTATGGAAAACCAAGGGGTATAGCTTTTTGAATATTTTTGGTTTAGCATTGGGAATAACCGTAACAGCATTGATTTTTCTTTGGGTTCAAGACGAGCTCTCCTACAATGATTATTTCAGCAATAAAAAGGACATCTATGTTGCCAAGTCAAAGCAGACCTATGATGGAAACATCAATGTATTTGGCGCTACACCAGGTCCATTTGCCAAAGCCCTAAAAAAGGATATCCCAGGGATTCTCAATTCAGGCAGGATTGACTGGGGAACTACTAAACTATTTACAGTTGGGGATAAACATATCTATCAATCTGGAAATTATGTGGATCCAGAAATCCTCAGTATCCTCAATCCGGAATTCTTGGCAGGAAACGCAAAAACAGCCTTAGATAACCCAAGTAGCATAGTTTTGAGTGAATCCACTGCCAAACGCTTCTTCAATGATGATAACCCTGTTGGAAAGACGATAAAGTTCGACAACAATCAAGTTTATACCGTATCAGCTGTTACGAAGGATTTTCCAAAAAATACGAATTACCGATATGATTGGCTCCTGAATTTCAAAATCATGGAAGCCAATAAAGAATTAGGATATGATTTCTGGGGAAACAACAGCATTCAGACCATTGTTCAATTAGAGCCAAATGCAGATATAAATGCAGTGAATGCGAAGGTTAAGAATTACATAGCCGAGATCAACAATGATAAAGAAGCCAATTCGGAGAATTTCCTTTACCCGATGGAAAGATGGCGCATGTACGACCGTTTTGAACAAGGGATTGAAAAGGATGGAAGAATAAAAAACGTTCGATTATTTACTTCTATCGCTTGGTTGGTTTTATTAATTGCCTGTATCAATTTCATGAACCTGTCGACTGCAAGGTCTGAGAAAAGAGCAAAAGAAGTTAGCATGCGTAAGATTGTTGGTGCCAAGAAAGGCTCCTTAATCATGCAATTCTTGGGAGAATCCATTGTTTTCGCATTTGTTGCCGGCATTTTGGCTATCGGAATGGTCAAATTAGGTCTACCGACATTTAATACCATGGTCAACAAAGAGCTTGCGATTGATTTTGGCAATTGGCAGCAAATTGGATTTATTAGCGCCATTATTTTAGTGGTTGGAATTATATCCGGTAGTTATCCAGCATTTTTCCTTTCTTCTTTTGACCCATTGACCACATTGAAGGGTGGCAAGAGAAAAGCTGGAAGCAGCAATCTTATCCGAAAAGGATTGGTCATTACCCAATTTACAGCAGCCATTATCTTAATGATATGTACCTCTGTCATTTACCTTCAGATCCAGTTTGCCAAGAACCGGGACTTAGGTTTTGACCGAAGCCAGGTTATTATGACGAATATTTTAGGGGATATGTCCAAACACATCCCTGTAATCAAGCAGGAATTGAAAGCCACCGGTAATGTGGAGGTGGTAGGTTTGAGCCGTGGAAGTGTTCTACAGGTCGGTTCCAATACCTCCTCATTCGAATGGGATGGTAAAGATCCAAAGTCTTCGATCTTGATTGGCTTCTCCTTTGTAGATGAGGATTTCGTAGATGCCTTGAGCATGAAAATCATGGATGGAAGAACGTTCAGACCTAACCTATTAGGCGATAGCAGTTCGGTATTAATCAATGAAAGCATGGCGAAACTGATTCAACCCGATGGCATGGTAGCCGGGAAGTTAATCAAGTTTCAAGGGGAAGCATTAACTGTAGCGGGTGTTGTAAAAAATTATGTTTACAATAGTATTTATGATGAAGCAGAGCCTTTGGTATTGGCACCTTTAGCCTTAGGACAAGCCTATGGCGTAGAAGCAGGAATATTAAATATCAAAACGAAACCGGGGGTGGACTTTCCAAAGGTGCTGAAAGAAATTGAAGGGATCGTGAAGAAGTATAACCCAGAATTCCCATTCAATTACAGCTTTTTGGATGATGATTTTAACAACTATTTTTCTTCAGAAATGATGCTGCAAAAATTGGCTAGTCTATTCTCTATTTTGGCCATCATTATTTCCTGCCTAGGATTATTGGGATTAGCGGCATTTTCAGCAGAACAAAGAGCTCGTGAAGTCAGTATCCGTAAAGTATTGGGTGCATCTGTAGGACGCTTGGTAAGAATGTTGAATACTGAATTTATTATTTTAGTTGGGATTTCATGTTTGATAGCCTATCCAATCGCTTGGTGGTTTATGCAAGATTGGCTAAAGGGATACAATTATCACATGGATATGCCTTGGATGATATTTTTGATGGTTGCAGGTCTAGCCTTAGTCATAGCCTTATTTACCATCAGTACCCAAGCCTTGCGGGCAGCAACGAGCAACCCTACGAAAACATTGAGGAACGAATAA
- a CDS encoding ABC transporter permease, producing the protein MLKNYFKIAFRNLKKNRGFTAINIVGLAIGMAAAMLILLWVNFQFGFNKNFPKIENLYTVGSKEATDQDSATWFSTPKPMAAVVKEEIPEVVNVSRLSGTRGFLFTIGDKKVPAGIGVFVDSAFLNMFELPLLSGNRNTLLKAPNSIVLSEKLANNLFGTTDVMGKTIRLDSTNVLAVTGVIKETESNSIFQGYEYYVPWTLMEKLGFSDSQWGNSSVDLYVEINDKKHLPKIQEQIKDLIPRHSDVKTVSFLTDFADRYLYNKYENGKVIGGRIEMVKTFTLIAALILLIACINFMNLSTAQSEKRAKEVGIRKVVGAQKKSLVFQFLSESLLLACFSGLIAFILVILVLPAFNDLVGMKFKMPFQDFRFWILFVGFVLFTGFLAGIYPAFFLSSFNPVKVLKGRLHSIQQKINPRKVLVVTQFSIALILIVSTVVIQKQIKHAQDRDFGFEKENLIYVPEVGEITKNVQLIKQELLDQNVAQSVSRLMSPLTERWSGWNGFTWEGKDPNSIIDFNRQTGDDRVVETMGFTLIAGRDFDLTKFPTDSMAAIINESGAKVRGFKDPIGKIFDDGGRKFHIIGVIKDFIQESPFEPVKPLVIEGASGWMNNIHIRFNPSLTTIDALKKAEAIFKKYNPDFPFDYKFVDEAYALKFKETQKTGKLAALFAGLTIIISCLGLFGLAAYMAESRTKEIGVRKVLGASVFSVTRLLSKEFILLIGIACLIAFPIAYWAMNKYLNSYTYRINISWEIFAFTAVLALLITILTVSYQSIKAAIANPVDSLRDE; encoded by the coding sequence ATGCTAAAAAACTATTTCAAGATAGCCTTTCGTAATCTTAAGAAGAACCGGGGTTTTACGGCAATTAATATTGTTGGATTAGCCATTGGTATGGCAGCAGCCATGCTGATTTTATTATGGGTCAATTTTCAATTTGGGTTCAACAAGAATTTCCCAAAAATCGAAAATCTGTATACTGTAGGTTCTAAAGAAGCAACAGATCAGGATTCCGCAACATGGTTTTCTACTCCAAAACCTATGGCAGCCGTGGTAAAGGAGGAAATTCCAGAAGTAGTGAATGTTTCTAGGTTAAGTGGAACCAGAGGTTTTTTATTTACAATTGGCGATAAAAAAGTTCCGGCAGGAATCGGTGTGTTTGTAGATTCCGCCTTTTTGAACATGTTTGAATTACCCTTATTGAGCGGGAATAGAAATACACTGTTAAAAGCCCCGAATAGCATTGTCTTATCTGAGAAACTTGCCAACAATCTCTTTGGAACTACAGATGTAATGGGGAAAACGATCAGACTGGATAGTACCAATGTGCTAGCAGTTACTGGAGTCATAAAGGAAACAGAATCCAATTCTATATTCCAAGGATATGAATATTATGTTCCTTGGACCTTAATGGAAAAACTAGGGTTTTCAGATAGCCAATGGGGAAATAGTTCCGTGGATCTATACGTAGAAATAAATGATAAAAAGCATCTTCCTAAAATCCAAGAACAAATCAAAGACTTGATTCCAAGGCACTCCGATGTAAAGACAGTCAGTTTTCTGACCGACTTTGCTGATAGATACCTTTACAATAAATACGAGAACGGAAAAGTAATTGGTGGAAGGATAGAAATGGTGAAAACATTTACCCTTATCGCTGCTTTAATCCTGTTGATTGCCTGTATAAACTTTATGAACCTCAGTACAGCCCAAAGTGAAAAGAGGGCGAAGGAGGTTGGAATCCGAAAGGTAGTTGGAGCGCAAAAAAAGAGTTTGGTGTTTCAATTTCTTTCAGAATCATTATTACTGGCTTGTTTTTCAGGTCTGATTGCCTTTATACTTGTCATCTTGGTTCTACCGGCCTTTAATGATTTGGTGGGCATGAAATTCAAGATGCCATTTCAGGATTTCAGGTTTTGGATCCTATTTGTTGGTTTTGTTTTGTTCACTGGCTTTCTAGCCGGCATTTACCCTGCATTCTTTCTGTCTTCCTTTAATCCGGTCAAGGTGTTAAAGGGACGTTTGCACAGCATACAGCAAAAAATCAACCCCAGGAAAGTACTTGTTGTTACCCAATTTAGTATAGCCTTGATATTGATCGTGAGTACCGTAGTGATCCAAAAGCAAATCAAACATGCCCAGGATCGCGACTTTGGATTTGAAAAAGAAAACCTGATCTATGTTCCAGAGGTCGGTGAGATCACTAAGAATGTGCAACTGATCAAGCAGGAACTATTAGACCAGAATGTGGCGCAATCAGTTAGTCGATTAATGTCTCCATTAACAGAACGTTGGAGCGGCTGGAATGGCTTCACTTGGGAAGGAAAAGACCCCAATAGCATTATCGATTTCAATCGCCAAACAGGTGATGATAGAGTTGTTGAAACCATGGGCTTTACCCTAATAGCAGGTCGCGATTTTGATCTGACCAAATTCCCGACCGATTCGATGGCTGCCATTATCAATGAATCCGGAGCAAAAGTCAGGGGCTTCAAAGACCCCATCGGCAAAATTTTCGATGATGGAGGAAGGAAATTCCATATCATCGGCGTCATTAAAGATTTCATCCAAGAGTCTCCATTTGAACCTGTCAAACCTTTGGTTATTGAAGGAGCTAGTGGCTGGATGAACAATATCCATATCCGCTTCAACCCAAGCTTGACGACCATAGATGCCCTGAAAAAAGCAGAGGCTATCTTCAAAAAATACAATCCTGACTTTCCTTTTGACTACAAATTTGTGGACGAGGCCTATGCCTTGAAATTCAAGGAAACTCAAAAAACCGGAAAACTGGCAGCTCTTTTTGCAGGCTTAACCATCATTATCTCTTGTTTAGGTTTATTTGGTTTGGCAGCCTATATGGCTGAAAGTAGAACGAAAGAAATTGGTGTTCGCAAAGTTTTAGGTGCCTCTGTGTTTTCTGTCACCAGATTGCTTTCCAAAGAATTTATTTTATTGATTGGAATCGCCTGTTTAATTGCTTTTCCAATCGCCTACTGGGCCATGAATAAATACCTCAATTCCTATACTTATAGAATCAATATCAGCTGGGAAATCTTTGCCTTTACAGCCGTACTGGCTTTGCTGATCACCATCTTGACCGTGAGTTATCAGTCGATTAAAGCTGCAATTGCTAATCCGGTGGATAGCTTGAGGGATGAGTAA
- a CDS encoding efflux RND transporter periplasmic adaptor subunit, producing the protein MDRPIEQKKWNSKRILTVAGIAGIVALIGASYYYTSGNSKLNVDAERISIFEVKEDTFQEFIPINGTVLPISSIYLDASVGGRVEEKYVEDGAHLHKGDPIMRLSNTDMELSLVQNETQVLNLLTQAQIAQTNAQQASISNKNQMADVEQAYKESKRIYELNKKLLEEKAIGSQEYQKSLNEYNYQKERVELTKQILKQDEISNNQKLNQDRKTYQSTQQALDLMRKKVGDLILRAPVDGQLTSFDAEVGQNKNPGERLGQIDVLTGFKVRAEIDEHYINRIFPDLKGQFSIGNKTYELRIKKVYTQVKDGRFQVDMEFIGERPEGIRRGQTLTIRLALSDETKAILLAKGGFYQQTAGNWIFKLDKDGKTAYRTDLQLGRQNPEYYEVLNGLKPGDKVVVSSYETYDKIQELNIKQ; encoded by the coding sequence ATGGACAGACCAATTGAACAAAAGAAGTGGAATAGCAAAAGGATCCTAACTGTAGCTGGAATTGCCGGTATTGTTGCGCTGATCGGTGCAAGTTATTACTATACCAGTGGAAACAGCAAGTTGAATGTGGATGCAGAGCGTATTTCCATCTTTGAAGTTAAAGAAGATACATTTCAAGAATTCATTCCTATAAATGGTACCGTACTTCCTATCAGCAGTATCTATCTAGATGCTTCCGTTGGTGGTCGCGTTGAAGAAAAATATGTAGAAGATGGAGCGCATTTACATAAAGGGGATCCCATTATGCGACTTTCCAATACAGATATGGAGTTGAGTTTGGTTCAGAATGAAACGCAGGTCTTGAACCTTTTGACCCAGGCCCAGATTGCGCAGACCAATGCGCAACAGGCTTCCATTTCCAACAAGAACCAAATGGCAGATGTAGAGCAGGCCTACAAGGAATCTAAACGTATATATGAATTGAACAAAAAACTTTTGGAAGAGAAAGCAATCGGTTCTCAGGAATATCAGAAATCGCTGAACGAATATAACTACCAAAAGGAAAGGGTAGAATTGACCAAGCAGATCTTGAAACAGGATGAAATTTCCAACAACCAAAAATTGAATCAAGATCGCAAGACATATCAAAGTACCCAACAGGCATTGGATCTGATGCGCAAGAAAGTTGGAGATTTGATCCTCCGTGCTCCAGTAGACGGACAGTTGACATCATTTGATGCAGAAGTGGGACAAAACAAGAACCCCGGTGAACGACTTGGCCAGATCGATGTATTGACCGGCTTCAAGGTCCGCGCAGAAATTGATGAACACTATATCAACCGCATCTTCCCCGACCTGAAGGGACAATTCAGCATAGGTAATAAAACATATGAGCTAAGGATCAAAAAAGTGTACACGCAAGTCAAAGACGGAAGGTTCCAAGTGGATATGGAATTTATCGGTGAAAGGCCGGAAGGCATACGCCGAGGTCAGACCTTAACCATCCGCTTAGCCTTAAGCGATGAAACCAAGGCGATATTATTAGCTAAGGGAGGGTTCTACCAACAGACCGCTGGAAACTGGATATTCAAACTGGATAAGGATGGAAAAACAGCTTACCGGACAGATTTACAACTAGGAAGGCAGAATCCTGAATATTATGAAGTGCTAAATGGATTGAAACCTGGTGATAAAGTGGTGGTTTCGAGTTATGAAACTTATGATAAAATACAGGAATTAAATATAAAGCAATAA